The genomic region ATAAAAAGAACCATACTTCTGTTAATGAACTCAGATTGACATAACGCGAATTCAAGGTAATCCTCACAATCTAATAATGCAGAAGCGttaggaatcatatatataaactatctgtaagtttccaGTTTACAATTCATTCTAATTAttctgaatttcgaagtcaaacattTTAAAGAAAAAGTCAAAACGAGTTGTTCCTTGAAAAATTCGAATGTGTTGTAAAGATTTTGGGCTAACTGATGTTACAGATAGTTTCTAGGTACGAATTGAAAATTATTTCGTGTTTTACATTTTTGCTATAATGccataaaaatcaaaaatcaatttttttttatgtatatgtGCTCGACGAACACAGCAGCTGggctgtttttttttattttaattatttttttgtGTCTGATTAATTTAAGTCTCAATTACTGGATTACTTATAATTAAATTAAGACACTTAATTCGTTTAATCAACTAATTATATAAATGGTAATTTACTTCCATGGTCGACATCTATCAGATAAAGGAGAAGGAGGAGACATTGAACAAATGGTTAAATAAATTTCGATGGTAATTTAAAACAGAATTAATGAAACAGAGGAGTGGCCtgagtgtttgtgggtgagcgaggtctcgggttcgagtcccgctggtGACATCTTTTTATTTTTCTGCCCATTTTGAGAGGTAGTgatctttatatttattattattattattattattattattattattattattattattattattattattattattattattattattagttgttgttattattattatgataattgttgttactcttaaaatgttagaagtattattattattaatcacattaagagttattattattgtaattattaatataagtattatagttacaattacaattaggatttttattatttttattactaacattattatcattactagtaatatcattatgtagtatcattataaatactaacattaataataaaaatattgttgttattattattatgaacattaagtattataaattttttttatcaaaagtattattttcgttactattattatcaaacttttcgtttcatttaaaaactacagttattatcattattattaataaggttattattattattagtagatcattaattttatcaaaaactatcttttcaaatagataaatattttatacataaatatactctttacgtatactataattataataaaacctcatataactatatatatcaaatttattaagattatgtatataaatacttacaaatgacaagctatcgattttaaatgtaacactaaataattacgtatataaatatagacatattaatataactatacaaataataaatcaattggaatatatacacaaatcaactatacataatatataaattaaaatgtaataaaaatatttattcgattactattatatatattaatgaatatacaaatgatataggatcgtgaatccgaggccaaccctgcattgttcaatatagtcatatgtatttttactacaaaatacagtatggtgagttcatttgcaccctttttactcattacatttttgggctgagaatacatgcaaatgctttattaactgttttataatatttatatgcgtgagttcatttgattcccttttactctttacattttggggactgagaatacatgcgctacttttacaactgctttattaaatgcttttgaaatacattttgaactgcgaatacatgaaatgcttttataaatgtttgacgagatagacacaagcaaaacattcctcgaataaattatgtggacgtgataattgccaccattgaattatgtggacgtgataattgccacaattgatatgaatatttttcccctgattattattgcttggtaacctaagaattagggaacatcactaattttgagaattagtgcacgcctaattgactcgaatcctaaaggtagctaccgggtttaacacccccacccagaatgttcactagacggaagggctagtgggcgtggtgtttagtacttcgaagtttatatgattattatacagacgagatgttctgttttggggatattattatgcgcattatatgttaaggtcggttaccaagccaagccatgaaagaaatgaaaagtgaatgttatgtatcgagagaatgattttatacacaggttatgtgtatgttatttttgtgcacaagatatgtgtacggttattaagatttatgaaagatgatttcgtacacgagaaaggtgtactgtatttaaaagatatctcatgtacattacaggtgggtataggattcgggcccatttgtaccatgcagcatttaaatcttgtggtctatcaaaatgatgaatttttactgtttatgataaacttatgaactcaccaaccttttggttgacacttgaaagcatgtttattctcaggtatgaaagaaatcttccgctgtgcattagctcatattagagacattacttggagtcattcatgacatatttcaaaagacgttgcatttgagtcgtcgagttcatcaagattattattaagtcaattaaagatggatatattatgaaagggtatgcatgccctcaactttcgatgtaaatgaaagtttgtcttttaaaaacgaatgcaatgtttgtaaaatgtatcatatagaggtcaagtacctcgcgatgaaatcaactattgtgagtcATTTATAATGTATACGAACGGGTCATTTCAACACATAGGAGCGGAGGCAGAAGGTTACGAGGGAGCCTATGGGGGCTTTGGGTTTGGCCCTAGAAATGAAGAAGGGTGCTCAATCCTTGACTTTGCCATTGCCCACGAGATGGTCGTAGCAAACTCTTTCTTCAAGAAGAGGGATGCTCAGTTAGCTACTTTTCATAGCGGGGGTCGTATCACCCAGATTGACTTTTTGCTCCTCCGTAAAGGGGAACTTAGGACATGTAGGGACTGTAAGGTCCTTCTAGCATTGACGTGCTCCTCCCAGCATTGATTGTTGGTCATGGACCTAGTCACTCGGGGAAGAGTTGGTAGGAGGGCCAGGGTTGTGTAACCTAGAATCCTGTGGAAGAACCTGCATGGAGCCAATGCAGAGACTTTTAGAGAGACTGTTGCTGATAGATTGAGGGTAGAAGGGGATTACGTAGCCCCTACTGATGTAGACCAGATTTGGAACAGCATGGCGTCCACTATCAGAGATGTGGCAAAAGAGACCTTAGGGGTGGCAATAGGGACATCAAGAGCCCATAAGAGTAGTAGAGAATCGTGGTAGCTTAATGACGATGTCCAAACGAAAGTCGCGTTAAAACAGacgaggtttagggagctcattactTTTGGAGAAGGGACACCTGCAGAGAGAACTAGGATAGAAGAAagatataaagaagctaaaagagaagcaaagaaggtcgtagcaattgcaaaagacaaagcatatgaatatttatataggaAACTAAACTCTAAAGAGGGAGCTAATGACATATATAGGATAGCTAAAGCTAGGGAGCGAAGAAGTAGGGACTTGGTTAACGTCAAATTTATCAAGGATGAAGCGGGTCAAAGTATAGTGAAAGAAGACCTTATTAGGAATAGATGGGAGGAGTATTTTGCATCCCTCTTTGGTAGGGAAAGACCCGAGTGGAACGGGGAACTCCACGAGGTTCGTGAGTATCAAAACAACTGTTTCTGCACGAAGTTAGATCGTCtctacgaaagatggggagaaacaaagcagtaggaccagACCAAATTCCGATTGAGGCATGGAGGTGCCTAGGAGATGAAGGGGTTAGATGGCTGACAAACCTTTTCAACATGACGTTTAGAAGCGCAaagatgcctatggaatggagactcagtGAGGTTATTCCCATTTACAATAATAAGGGAGATGCGCAAATATGTAGTAATTATAGAGGCATAAAGTTACTTAGTCATATAATGAaactttgggagagagtgattgagacgaggctccgacgtgagacaaaggtttcagagaaccaGTTCAGTTTCATGCCAGGACACTCATCGATGGAGGCGATCCACATCGTTAaaagccttatggagaagtatagggaaaaacaaaagaacctacacatggcgttcttagacttggaaaaggctTATGACTGTGTCCCGAGTGAGCTGATCTGGAAGACTCTTAATGCTAGgggtgtcccaagtagatatataagaacTATTAGAGATATGTATGAGGGGGCGAAGGCTCGTGTACATACGACGGTAGGAAACACTGAGTTTTTCCCAGTAGAGGTAGGTTTGTAGtgccccgaacttttccatgtttatatatatattaaatgaaattgttatttacatgattaagtgtttccaacatattaagaaatcaaacttgttaagacttgattaattgaaataggtttcatatagacaattgaccacccaagttgaccggtgattcacgaacgttaaaacttgtaaaaactatacgatgacatatatatggttatatatatagttaacatgattttattataagtatgtatctcattaggtattttaacaatgagttatatacataaaaatgagactattaatttaagaaactcgaaaacgatatatataacgattatcgttataacaacgtcttactaggtacatatgaatcatattaagatattgatatacttggttaattatgttaaatgataagtaaatatattattaagtgtattaacaatgaaatacatatgtaaaaataagactactaacttaatgatttcgaaacgagacatatatgtaacgattatcgttgtaacgacatttaactgtatatatatcatactaagatatattatatatcataatatcatgataatataacaatttaacatctcattttttataataaacaatgagttaacaacattcaacaagatcgttaacctaaaggtttcaaaacaacatttacatgtaacaactaacgatgacttaacgactcagttaaaatgcatatacatgtagtgttttaatatgtattcatacacttttgaaagacttcaagacacttatcaaaatacttctacttaacaaaaatgcttgcaattacatcctcgttcagtttcatcaacaattctactcgtatgcacccgtattagtactcgtacaatacacagcttttagatgtatgtactattggtatatacactccaatgatcagctcttagcagcccatgtgagtcacctaacacatgtgggaaccatcatttggcaactagcatgaaatatctcataaaattacaaaaatatgagtaatcattcatgacttatttacatgaaaacaaaattacatatcctttatatctaatccatacaccaacgaccaaaaacacctacaaacactttcattctttaattttcttcatctaattgatctctctcaagttctatcttcaagttctaagtgtccttcataaatttcaaaagttctagtttcataaaatcaagaatacttccaagattgcaagt from Rutidosis leptorrhynchoides isolate AG116_Rl617_1_P2 chromosome 9, CSIRO_AGI_Rlap_v1, whole genome shotgun sequence harbors:
- the LOC139868169 gene encoding uncharacterized protein, whose protein sequence is MYTNGSFQHIGAEAEGYEGAYGGFGFGPRNEEGCSILDFAIAHEMVVANSFFKKRDAQLATFHSGGRITQIDFLLLRKGELRTCRDCKNLHGANAETFRETVADRLRVEGDYVAPTDVDQIWNSMASTIRDVAKETLGVAIGTSRAHKSSRESWKLNSKEGANDIYRIAKARERRSRDLVNVKFIKDEAGQSIVKEDLIRNRWEEYFASLFGRERPEWNGELHEVREYQNNCFCTKLDRLYERWGETKQ